The DNA window GAGGGCCGCGCTGCCCGGCCCCCGCATGACGGCCTCCGCCCCGACCTTGTCGACCATGGTGAAGGCGACGACGGCCGCGGCTGTCAGCAGCATCCAGAGCATGTCGCGGCCGACGTAGCGCCGCAGGTTGAAGCCGCTGTAGGAGTGCTGGGGCGCCAGGGCGCAGCCGGCCACGACCATCAGCAGGCCGGCCCAGCCCGCGGGGGTGGGGTGGCGGCCCCGCAGCATGTCCAGACCCGCCACCGCCAGCACGGGCAGGGCGCGCGCCACGGGATAGACGATCGAGAAGTCCGCCGCGCCGTATGCCAGCGCGAGGAAGCGGAAGTAGGCCCCGGCGATCAGCCCCGAGGCCGTCATGCACAGGAGGGCCTTCGGCGGCAGCGACTGCGAAAGCAGCAGGGCGGTGGCTGCGGCCGCCGCGCACAGGGGGATGGACACCGAGAGCATGCGCCGGAAGAACGTCGCTTCGCTTCCCCTGTGCGCGCGCGCCAGCAGGTTCCACTGGGCGTGCGCGAAGCACGAGAGGATGATCAGCATGGCCGACTGAGGCGACATGGCTCTTCCCCGGAGGGCGACGCGGAGGACCGCCGGGCCGCTCAGGCGCAGTGGGCGCGGAAGACGGCGATCGCTCGGTCGATGTCGTCCGCCGTGATGCCGATGTGGGTGACGGCTCGCACGGGGTTGGTCTCGTGCCCTCCGACCAGCAGCCGGCCGCCTCGGAGGGCCTCGCAGAACTCGGCGGGCTCCCGCGGGGGGAGCACGTCGAAGTAGACCATGTTCGTCTCCGGGCGGTCGTAGACGAGCCGGATGCCCGGCAGGTCGCGGATGCCGTCCGCCAGGCGGCGCGCGTTCGCGTGGTCCTCGGCCAGCCGGTCGATGTTGTGTTCGAGGGCGTAGATGCCGGCTGCCGCCAGATAGCCGATCTGACGCATGGCCCCGCCGAACATGTGACGCAGCCAGCGGACGCGTTCGATGAACTCGCGACTGCCGGCGATCATCGAGCCGACCGGGCAGCCCAGGGACTTGGAGAGGCAGAAGGTGACCGAGTCCAGGTGGCGCGCGTAGTCGGCCGGCGTGCAGCCGGCGGCCACGCAGGCGTCGAACAGGCGGGCGCCGTCCATGTGCAGGCGCAGGCCCTCCCGGCGGCAGACGCGGGAGATGGCCTCGACCGTCTCCACGGGATAGACGGAGCCGCCGCCCCGGTTGTGGGTGTTCTCCAGGACGACCAGCCGCGACCGGCAGTGGTGGAGGTCCGCCGGCTGCACGGCGGGGCGGATCTGCTCCGGCCGGATGATGCCGCGGTCGGCGTGGATCAGGCGCACGCCGACGCCGGCCAGCGCGGCGTAGCCGCCCGTCTCCCACTGGTACGTGTGCGAGGTGCCCTCCAGGATGATCTCGTCGCCCGGCTGCGTGAGCGCCCGGATGCTCAGCAGGTTGCCCATGGTGCCGGAGGTCACGAAGAGGGCGGCCTCCATGCCGCACATCTCCGCCACCATCGCCTACAGGCGGTTGGCCGTGGGGTCCTCGCCGTAGACGTCGTCGCCCACGTCGGCCCTGCGCATGGCGTCGAGCATCTCGGGCGTGGGCAGGCTGACGGTGTCGCTGCGCAGGTCGATGGGGCCGTCGGATACGGCGGACGTCCTTCGGGAAGGCATTCGGGGGGACTCCTGTCGGCTCAGGGATCGCCGTCCGGCCGGCGGCCGTGCGTCTCCAGCCAGTCCAGCAGCATGGTGACGCGTGAGGTGGCCACGCACAGGGACGTATCCGCTGCGCCGTAGTAGAGGTGCAGTCCGTCGCCGTCCTCGCCGACGACGGCGCCGCAGGGGAAGACCACGTCGGGCACGTCGCCGACGCGTTCGTAGGGCTCCTCGGCGCCGAAGACCCATTCCTCGCCGCGCAGGAGCACGCGCAGCGGGTCGTCCCGGTCCAGCAGGGCCAGCCCCAGCCGGTAGAGGGACCCGGCGGCCGTCACGCGCACGCCGTGATAGAGGATGAGCCAGCCGCGCTCGGTCTCGATGGGCGGCGTGGACAGCCCGATCTTGCCGGCGTCCCACCAGGCGCCGCGGCGCGCCTCCATGAGGATCGTGTGGTCTCCCCAGTGCTTCAGGTCGGGCGAGAACGACAGCCAGACATGGGCCTCGCGGTCGGGGGAGGTCGGTCGATGGACCATGGCCCAGCGCCCGCCGAAGCGGCAGGGGAACAGTGCGGCGTCCTTGTCGTCGGGCGGGAAGACCATGCCGCTGCGGCGGAAGGTGTGGAAGTCGTGCGTGAAGGCGAGCGACACGCCCGGGCCGCCGCGGGAGTACGCCGTGTAGGCCACGGCGTACTCCCCGCGTTCACTCAGGAACGTGATCCGCGGGTCTTCGAGGCCCCAGACCTCCTCGGGATGGCCCCGCGGATCGGGCGACATGGTCGGAGCGGGGTCGATGCGCCAGTCGGTGAGCCCGTCGGCCGAGCGTGCGGCGCAGAGGTGCGAGAGGCCGCGCATGTCCTCGGCACGGGCCAGCAGCAGCACCTCGCCGGAGTCCAGCCGCACGGCGCCCGCGTTGAACACGCTGTGGACGCGGTACGGCCAGTCATGGGCGCTCAGGATGGGGTTGCCATCGTAGCGCCGGAACAGGTCGGGCGAATGCCGTCGGCGGGCCGTGTCCATGTGTCTGCACCCTCCCTGTACGGCCGGCGGTGCCGGCCCGGCCTCAGCCCTGCACGATCCGGTTCCAGTAGGCCAGGTCCTTCTTCGTCTGGGCGGCCACCTGTTCCACGCTCAGGTCGAGCCAACTGTGCTCGCCCTGGTATTCGGAGTGGAAGGAGACGGGGCCCTGGAAGTCGATGGCCTTCAGGCACTGGACGAACAGCGGCCAGTCGACCGGTCCCGCGTCGAACGGCACGGTCAGCCAGAACCACCCCTTGTGGGGCGCGTCGGCGCTGCCGGTGCGGAAGAAGGCCAGGTCCTTGACGGCGACCATGATCAGGCGGTCCGAGACGAGGTCCAGGCCCATCAGCCAGCCGCCCTCGCCGCCCTCGAGGGTGCAGTGGCCGGCATCGTAGTAGACGCCGATCGCCTCGGGGTCGCAGTCTTCGATGATGCGCATGACGAACTCGGCGTTGCAGCCCATGTAGTGGCCGGAATGGGTGTGGAAGCCGGCGCGGACGCCGTTCTCCTTGAGCAGGGGAGCCAGGTCGTTCAGCGAGGCGCGGATCTCCGCCTCCTGCGCCTTCAGGTGCCCGAACCCCTTGTAGTGCCAGTAGCCGAGCTTGACGTAGCCGACGCCGGCCCGGCCGGCCGCCTCGATGATGGCCTGCGTGTTGGGCTGGTCGACGCTCAGGATGGACGTCGTGAGCATGGTGACCTTGACGTCGTGCCGGGCCAGGGCCGCCTGGACGGCCGGCAGTTCGTCGGCCACCCGGTCCGGTTCCACGTGTCCGCCGCGCCGGACCGTCAGGTCCACGCCCGGAACGCCCAGTTCCTTCATCGCCTTTCCCAGGCCGTCGGCATCGAGACTCTGAAAGTGCTTGCTGAATACGCAGACGTCCATGTCTGACCCCTTGCCGCGTTAAAGAGGAAGCGGAAACCGATCCTGCCGCACCGGCCATGATAGGCCGGTCCGCCGCCGACTGCAACGGCCCCCGGCCGGTGCCGGCCGACTACGAGTCCAGCATCGCCCGAGCACGGTCTGCAATGTGCTCCGGACAGAAGCCCAGCTTCTTCATCACCTGCCCGCCCGGGCCGGACACGCCGAAGTGGGGCAGCCCGATCACCTCGCCGTCCGCGCCCGCATAGCGTTCCCAGCCCATCGGCACCCCGGCTTCGACCGCAATGCGCCTGCGCACGGCGGGGGGCAGGACGGAGCGGCGGTATTCCTCATCCTGCTTCTCGAACAGCTCCCAGGAGGGGAAGCTCACGACGCGCACGCGCCGGCCGGCCTCGGTCAGAGTGCGGGCCGCTTCGAGCGTCGGGGCCACCTCCGACCCGCTGGCCATCAGGATGATCTCCGGCTCGCCGTCCGCCGGGTCGCTCAACACGTAGGCGCCCCTGTGCAGGCCCTCCGCGGCGCCCAGCACCGTCCGGTCGAGCACGGGCAGGTTCTGGCGGCTGCAGGCCAGGGCCGTCGGGCCGTCGGCATTCAGCAGGGCGGCGCGCCAGGCCTCGCGCGCCTCGTTCGCGTCGCACGGGCGGATGACCGTCCAGTTCGGAATGCATCGCAGCGCGGCCAGATGCTCGGCCGGCTGATGCGTCGGCCCGTCTTCGCCCACGCCGATGCTGTCGTGTGTGAACTGGTAGACGACGCCGGCGTTCATCAGGCCCGCCATGCGCAGGGACGGGCGCACGTAGTCCGAGAAGACCAGGAACGTCGAGCCGTAGGCGCGCAGGCCGCCGTGCCGGACGATGCCGTTGCAGGCGGCGCCCATCAGGTGCTCGCGCACGCCGAAGCGGATGTTCTGTCGCCCGTAGACGCCCGGCTCCATGCTCAGGCCGCTCTTCGGCAGGGTCCGTGTGGACGACGCCAGGTCGGCGCACCCGCCGATCAGGTGCGGGCACGCGTCGCGCAGCGCGTCCAGCACGTCGCCGGCGGCGCTGCGCGTGGCCAGGGGGCGGTCCTGTGGCGTCCAGACCGGCAGGTTGGCGTCCCAGCCGTCCGGCAGCTCGCCGGCCCAGGCGCGGCGCCACTGCGCAGCCTGTTCGGGCCGTGCGGCGGCCAGGGCCTTGAACGACTGCTCCCACTCCCGGCGGGCGGCCCGGCCGCGCGCGGCCACCTGCGCCATGTGCTGCCTGACGCGCTCGGGCACGAGGAACACCTGGTCTTCGGGCCATCCGAGCGCCCGCTTGGTGGCGGCCATCTCCTCGGCGTTCAGGGCCTTGCCGTGCGACTGGTGGCTGTCCTGCAGCGGGCTGCCGTAGCCGATGTGCGTGCGACAGACGACCAGGGACGGGCGTTCGCCCTCGTTCCGCGCCTCCTCGATGGCGGCGGCGATTGCGTCCAGGTCGTTCGTGGCGTCGTCCACGTGCGTCACGTGCCAGCCGTAGGCGCGGAACCGGGCAGCCGTGTCGTCGGCGAACCAGCCCGCCGTGGGGCCCTCGAGGGAGATGTCGTTGGAGTCATAGAGGACGATCAGCTTGCCCAGCTTCAGCACGCCGGCCAGGGAGGCCGCCTCATGGCTGACGCCTTCCATCATGTCGCCGTCGCTGGCGAGCACGTAGGTGCGGTGGTCGACGATGGTATGGCCCGGTTCGTTGTAGCGGGCGGCCAGGTAGGCCTCGGCCAGCGCCATGCCGACCGCACTGCCGAGACCCTGGCCGAGCGGTCCGGTGGTGAGTTCGACTCCGGGCGTGTGCCCGGCCTCGGGGTGGCCGGGCGTCCGGCTGCCCAACTGCCGGAAGTTGACCAGTTCCTCGATCGGCAGGTCGTATCCGTGCAGGTGCAGGAGCGAGTAGAGCAGCGCCGAGGCGTGCCCCGCCGAGAGGACGAACCGGTCGCGGTCCGGCCAGGTCGGATCACTCGGGTCGTGCTTCAGGAACCGCGACCAGAGCACGTGGGCGATGGCCGCGCAGCCGAGCGGTGCGCCCGGGTGGCCGGAGTTCGCCTTGTGCACCATGTCGATGGACAGCGTTCGGATGGTGTTCACGCACAGGGTCTCGATGTCCATGTCCTCGAGCGACATTGCGTCTCCTTGGGTTGCAGAATGCGGCCGGGCGTTGGGCCGCCGCGGCGGGTGCCCGTTCCCGTGTCCGCCCGGGGCGGAGCGTCTATAATAGCCAATGAGGACGACCCGTTCCAGTTCCGCACCAGGCAACGCCGGGGGGCGCGCATGGCTGTCGATCCCGTCTGTGGGATGATCGTCGACGAAGAGGGCGCGGCCGCGCGCAGCAGGCACGCCGGCCGGACCTTCTACTTCTGTAGCCGGCGATGCAAGGAGCGCTTCGAAGCGGATCCGGGTGCCTTCCCGGCGGAGGGCGAGCGCGCGCCGCAACCCGAGGAACCGGAGACGGAGCCGCCGGACGAGGCCGCCGCCCCCGGCGCCTGCGCGACGACTCTGGAGATCGGAGGCATGACCTGCCAGAGCTGCGTGCAGGCCGTCTCCAGGGCGCTGCGCCGGCTGGACGGCGTGTACCAGGCGAACGTGAACCTCGCAACAAACGAGGCCGTCGTGCGACACGATCCGGAGGGGGCGCCGATCCCGACGCTGATCCGCGCCGTCGAGTCCTCCGGCTATTCGGCTCGGGAGGCCCGCGGGGCAGGCGAGCGCGAGGACGGCTCCGAGCGCGAGATGCGGCAGGCCCGTAGGCGCATGGTCCTCGCCTGGGGCCTGACCGGGCCCCTGCTGGTCGTCATGGTGCCCTTCATGCTGGGCGTGGAGGCCCTTCGCCCGTACCATCACGTCCACGACTGGGCGATGGTGCTGCTGGCGCTTCCGGTGCTCGTGATCGCCGGGTTCAACACGTATCGCAGCGGCTGGAAAGGGCTTGTGCGGCTTTCGGCGAACATGGACACGCTGATCATGCTCGGCAGCGGCGCGGCATTCCTGACCGGCCCGCCGGCGCTGGCCGGGTTGCCGGTCCTCAACTACGCCGGCGTCGGGGCGATGATCCTGGCGTTCCACCTCACCGGGCGATACGTCGAGGCGCGGGCGCGCGGCCGGGCCGGGCGCGCGATCCGCAGCCTGCTGGAGCTGGGCGCGCGCAGCGCACGCGTGGTGCGCGGCGGACGGGAGGTGGAGGTGCCGGTCGAACAGGTCGCCGTCGGCGACGTCATGGTCGTCCGGCCCGGCGAGAAGGTGCCCACCGACGGCGTCGTGGTCGAAGGGCGCAGCGCCGTCGACGAGTCCATGGCGACCGGCGAGTCGGTCCCCGTGGCCAAGGCGGAGGGCGACGAGGTCATCGGCGCCACGATCAACGCGCATGGCCTGCTCCGGGTGCGCGCCACGAAGGTGGGCGAGGAGACCTTCCTGGCGCAGGTCGTGCGCATGGTGCGTGAGGCGCAGGGCAGCGCGGTGCCCGTTCAGGCCTTCGCGGACCGGGTGACGGCGTACTTCGTGCCCGCCGTCATCGCGCTGGCGCTGTGCACGTTCGTGGCCTGGCTGGTCGCCCCCGGCGCGCTGGGGCGGATGGCGGCCCTCGCGTCGGGGCTGCTGCCGTGGGTGAACCCTCACGCGTCGCCGGTGGCCCTGGCCGTCTTCGCCGGCGTGGCCGTCCTGGTCATCGCCTGCCCGTGCGCCCTGGGCCTGGCGACGCCGACGGCCCTTATGGTGGGCACCGGCATGGGGGCGCAGAACGGCATCCTGATCCGCTCGGGACAGGCCATCCAGGCGATGAAGGACGTGCGCACGATCGTGCTGGACAAGACGGGCACGATCACGCGCGGCCGGCCGGAGGTGACGGACGTCGTCGCCGTGGGCGGTGCGCGCGAGCCCGAAGTGCTGCGACTGGCGGCGGCCGTCGAGGCGGGCAGCGAGCATCCGCTGGCCGGAGCCGTGGTGGCCCGTGCCCGGGCGGACGGCATCGAGACGGGCGGCGTCACGGACTTCGAGGCCGTTGCGGGTGCGGGCGTGCGCGGCCGGGTGGACGGCCGGGACGTCCTGGTCGGTGCCCGCTCGCTGCTGCCGGAGGGCTCCGTGGACGATGCGGCGGCCGGGGCGCTCGAACGGCTCGAAAACGAAGGGCGCACTGCGGTGATCGTTGCCGCCGGCGGCCGAGTGCTCGGCGTGCTCGGCATCGCCGACGCGGTCAAGGAGGGCTCGGCCGGCGCCATCGCGGCCCTGAAGGCGATGGGGCTGGACGTGGCCATGATCACCGGCGACAACGAGCGCACGGCCCGGGCCGTGGCCGC is part of the Candidatus Brocadiaceae bacterium genome and encodes:
- a CDS encoding heavy metal translocating P-type ATPase; its protein translation is MAVDPVCGMIVDEEGAAARSRHAGRTFYFCSRRCKERFEADPGAFPAEGERAPQPEEPETEPPDEAAAPGACATTLEIGGMTCQSCVQAVSRALRRLDGVYQANVNLATNEAVVRHDPEGAPIPTLIRAVESSGYSAREARGAGEREDGSEREMRQARRRMVLAWGLTGPLLVVMVPFMLGVEALRPYHHVHDWAMVLLALPVLVIAGFNTYRSGWKGLVRLSANMDTLIMLGSGAAFLTGPPALAGLPVLNYAGVGAMILAFHLTGRYVEARARGRAGRAIRSLLELGARSARVVRGGREVEVPVEQVAVGDVMVVRPGEKVPTDGVVVEGRSAVDESMATGESVPVAKAEGDEVIGATINAHGLLRVRATKVGEETFLAQVVRMVREAQGSAVPVQAFADRVTAYFVPAVIALALCTFVAWLVAPGALGRMAALASGLLPWVNPHASPVALAVFAGVAVLVIACPCALGLATPTALMVGTGMGAQNGILIRSGQAIQAMKDVRTIVLDKTGTITRGRPEVTDVVAVGGAREPEVLRLAAAVEAGSEHPLAGAVVARARADGIETGGVTDFEAVAGAGVRGRVDGRDVLVGARSLLPEGSVDDAAAGALERLENEGRTAVIVAAGGRVLGVLGIADAVKEGSAGAIAALKAMGLDVAMITGDNERTARAVAAQVGIERVLAGVLPARKVEEVRRLQAEGAPVAMVGDGINDAPALAQADVGIALGTGTDVAIESADVTLVRGDLGAVVSAVKLSRATFRKIRQNLLWAFGYNLVAIPAAVLGLLHPLIAEAAMALSSVSVVANSTLLRRADIRP
- a CDS encoding glycosidase; this translates as MDTARRRHSPDLFRRYDGNPILSAHDWPYRVHSVFNAGAVRLDSGEVLLLARAEDMRGLSHLCAARSADGLTDWRIDPAPTMSPDPRGHPEEVWGLEDPRITFLSERGEYAVAYTAYSRGGPGVSLAFTHDFHTFRRSGMVFPPDDKDAALFPCRFGGRWAMVHRPTSPDREAHVWLSFSPDLKHWGDHTILMEARRGAWWDAGKIGLSTPPIETERGWLILYHGVRVTAAGSLYRLGLALLDRDDPLRVLLRGEEWVFGAEEPYERVGDVPDVVFPCGAVVGEDGDGLHLYYGAADTSLCVATSRVTMLLDWLETHGRRPDGDP
- the tkt gene encoding transketolase, translated to MSLEDMDIETLCVNTIRTLSIDMVHKANSGHPGAPLGCAAIAHVLWSRFLKHDPSDPTWPDRDRFVLSAGHASALLYSLLHLHGYDLPIEELVNFRQLGSRTPGHPEAGHTPGVELTTGPLGQGLGSAVGMALAEAYLAARYNEPGHTIVDHRTYVLASDGDMMEGVSHEAASLAGVLKLGKLIVLYDSNDISLEGPTAGWFADDTAARFRAYGWHVTHVDDATNDLDAIAAAIEEARNEGERPSLVVCRTHIGYGSPLQDSHQSHGKALNAEEMAATKRALGWPEDQVFLVPERVRQHMAQVAARGRAARREWEQSFKALAAARPEQAAQWRRAWAGELPDGWDANLPVWTPQDRPLATRSAAGDVLDALRDACPHLIGGCADLASSTRTLPKSGLSMEPGVYGRQNIRFGVREHLMGAACNGIVRHGGLRAYGSTFLVFSDYVRPSLRMAGLMNAGVVYQFTHDSIGVGEDGPTHQPAEHLAALRCIPNWTVIRPCDANEAREAWRAALLNADGPTALACSRQNLPVLDRTVLGAAEGLHRGAYVLSDPADGEPEIILMASGSEVAPTLEAARTLTEAGRRVRVVSFPSWELFEKQDEEYRRSVLPPAVRRRIAVEAGVPMGWERYAGADGEVIGLPHFGVSGPGGQVMKKLGFCPEHIADRARAMLDS
- a CDS encoding sugar phosphate isomerase/epimerase, whose protein sequence is MDVCVFSKHFQSLDADGLGKAMKELGVPGVDLTVRRGGHVEPDRVADELPAVQAALARHDVKVTMLTTSILSVDQPNTQAIIEAAGRAGVGYVKLGYWHYKGFGHLKAQEAEIRASLNDLAPLLKENGVRAGFHTHSGHYMGCNAEFVMRIIEDCDPEAIGVYYDAGHCTLEGGEGGWLMGLDLVSDRLIMVAVKDLAFFRTGSADAPHKGWFWLTVPFDAGPVDWPLFVQCLKAIDFQGPVSFHSEYQGEHSWLDLSVEQVAAQTKKDLAYWNRIVQG